The Candidatus Tumulicola sp. genome contains a region encoding:
- a CDS encoding ATP-binding protein, producing MSTGNIHGMCNSGLLWKCESQNPLTALERHGAFLESIRQHAGWEVDEDAAAVIFLELVANVIKHSPGPIRASLNCNADQLALHVEDDGNLFALEPRLPPSALDEGGRGLFIAAQYASALRVEGRSGGGKITIAILPEKLSG from the coding sequence ATGAGCACTGGGAACATCCACGGCATGTGTAACAGTGGCCTCTTATGGAAATGCGAATCCCAGAACCCGCTAACTGCGCTGGAACGGCATGGGGCATTTTTAGAGTCCATACGGCAGCACGCCGGGTGGGAAGTGGACGAGGATGCGGCCGCAGTGATCTTCCTAGAGCTGGTGGCGAATGTTATCAAACATTCCCCAGGGCCAATACGCGCTTCGCTCAATTGCAATGCCGATCAACTCGCTCTGCATGTGGAAGATGACGGAAACCTTTTTGCGCTCGAGCCTCGTTTGCCGCCGAGTGCGCTGGACGAAGGCGGTCGCGGACTGTTCATTGCTGCGCAATATGCGAGTGCATTGCGAGTCGAAGGTCGTTCCGGCGGCGGAAAGATTACTATAGCTATATTACCAGAAAAACTGTCGGGTTAG
- a CDS encoding FAD-linked oxidase C-terminal domain-containing protein, producing the protein MARREASRQPPPGIRPDQRGTWEGNARTLEAELQARIGGEVCFDDASRALYATDASNYRQIPIGVVVPENEQDVIATVEIARRHGAPILARGGGTSLAGQGCNVAVVMDFTKHMDHILEIDPEGRWARVQPGVVLDDLRDAVGKYGLTYGPDPATHTHNTLGGMIGNNSCGMHAQMAGKTEENVIELDILTYDGVRMTVGPTSNSQLLTFCQRDDRIGEIYRGLRSIRDRYAEAIHERFPDIPRRVSGYPLEELLPSHGFDVARSLVGTECTCVIVLSAKVKLIENPNKRCILALAFDDVYRAADAVPRVNEHKPIALEGFDHKLLDYMQLKSFHTNDEWLLPTANNSAKGWLMCEFGCVNDLDSAVAIAKSCEADLRNHGATDSRVIVDEKEQKELWEVREAGLGATAKVPNEPPFHPGWEDSAVAPARLGEYLRELRALYHKYGYKAALYGHFGQGCIHCRVSFELDTAEGVAKWRSFMHEAAHMIRRFGGSLSGEHGDGQARAELLPIMYGDTIVEAFREFKRIWDPDSKMNPGKSVDAYAIDTNLREGPYYRPHEPETIFSFQAKDHGSFSYAVNRCVGVGKCRRHEGGTMCPSYRVTRDEKHATRGRARLLFEMLEGAPLQDGWRSEGVKEALDLCLACKGCKGECPVNVDMATYKAEFLSHYYKGRLRPIWAYAFGLIPWWARLGSRFARLANALSQTPPFDALLKRAVRMAPERNIPPFSYSSFTSWYRAHRKYRPNAGKKRVILWVDTFNNYFHAETARHAMEVLEQAGYDVLIPARPLCCGRPLYDYGMLELAKAVLREVIDTLRPEIEAGTSVIGLEPSCVSVFKDELLNLYPNDKDAHRLSKQVVMFGDFLANDESWHPPRLKVAATVHGHCHHKATLGTEGDATVLKRMDVDATWLDDGCCGMAGAFGFEKGEHYDVSVAAGELGYLPHVRSTPPEDLVISDGFSCREQAAQTTNRQALHLADVIWLALQPGRICGDRPELFAMPDVRTVRSRARRDFARGIRVIALTVLALGAMYCLKRGQS; encoded by the coding sequence GCGACGCCATGGAGCGCCGATCCTCGCACGTGGGGGCGGAACATCCCTCGCAGGGCAGGGTTGCAATGTGGCAGTCGTCATGGATTTCACCAAGCACATGGACCACATACTGGAGATCGACCCCGAGGGCCGCTGGGCGAGGGTGCAGCCGGGCGTCGTGTTGGACGATCTCCGAGACGCCGTAGGAAAATATGGACTCACGTACGGTCCCGATCCCGCGACGCACACGCACAACACCCTCGGGGGAATGATCGGCAATAATTCTTGCGGGATGCACGCACAGATGGCGGGTAAAACCGAAGAGAACGTTATCGAACTCGACATTCTCACGTATGACGGCGTGCGCATGACCGTCGGGCCGACATCGAATTCGCAGCTTTTGACTTTCTGCCAACGCGACGATCGGATCGGCGAGATCTATCGCGGGTTGCGGTCTATTCGCGACCGGTACGCTGAGGCGATTCATGAGCGCTTTCCGGATATTCCTCGCCGCGTTTCTGGGTATCCGCTAGAAGAGTTGCTTCCCTCACATGGCTTCGATGTCGCGCGCTCGTTGGTCGGAACCGAGTGTACGTGCGTAATCGTCCTTTCCGCCAAAGTGAAGCTGATCGAAAATCCGAATAAGCGCTGCATTCTAGCGCTTGCCTTCGACGACGTTTATCGGGCGGCCGATGCCGTCCCGCGTGTTAACGAACATAAGCCGATCGCGCTCGAAGGTTTCGATCACAAGCTGCTCGACTACATGCAGCTCAAAAGCTTTCATACGAACGACGAGTGGCTGCTTCCGACTGCGAACAATAGCGCAAAAGGCTGGCTCATGTGCGAGTTCGGCTGCGTGAACGATCTGGACTCCGCCGTCGCCATCGCCAAATCGTGCGAAGCCGACTTGCGTAACCATGGTGCGACTGACTCGCGAGTAATCGTTGATGAGAAAGAGCAGAAAGAACTGTGGGAAGTTCGCGAAGCCGGACTCGGCGCGACGGCGAAAGTGCCGAACGAGCCGCCATTTCATCCCGGCTGGGAAGACTCCGCGGTAGCGCCCGCCAGGCTAGGCGAGTATTTGCGCGAGTTGCGCGCCCTCTACCACAAGTACGGTTATAAAGCCGCGCTTTACGGCCATTTCGGACAAGGCTGCATCCATTGCCGCGTTTCCTTCGAACTCGATACGGCCGAGGGCGTGGCGAAGTGGCGTTCTTTCATGCATGAGGCAGCGCACATGATTCGTCGGTTCGGCGGCTCGCTTTCGGGCGAGCACGGCGATGGGCAAGCGCGTGCTGAACTGCTGCCGATCATGTATGGCGATACGATCGTCGAAGCATTTCGAGAATTCAAGCGAATATGGGATCCCGATTCGAAGATGAACCCGGGGAAATCCGTCGACGCCTACGCAATCGACACTAATCTTCGGGAGGGCCCTTACTACCGGCCGCACGAGCCGGAGACGATCTTTAGCTTTCAGGCTAAGGACCACGGCTCATTTTCGTACGCTGTCAATCGTTGCGTTGGCGTCGGAAAATGCCGTCGTCATGAGGGCGGTACGATGTGTCCCTCGTACCGTGTCACGCGCGACGAAAAGCACGCTACTCGTGGCCGGGCGCGATTGCTGTTCGAGATGCTCGAAGGCGCGCCGTTGCAAGACGGTTGGAGGTCCGAAGGAGTAAAGGAGGCGCTCGATCTTTGTTTGGCGTGCAAGGGTTGCAAAGGCGAGTGCCCCGTCAACGTCGACATGGCGACCTACAAAGCTGAGTTCTTATCGCACTATTACAAGGGCCGTCTGCGTCCGATATGGGCATACGCGTTTGGCTTGATTCCCTGGTGGGCGCGGCTGGGATCGCGTTTTGCTCGCCTCGCGAACGCGTTGTCTCAGACTCCTCCCTTCGATGCGCTTCTTAAGCGTGCCGTTCGTATGGCTCCGGAACGCAACATTCCGCCGTTTTCCTACAGTTCGTTCACGAGCTGGTATCGCGCGCATAGAAAATACCGGCCTAATGCCGGCAAGAAGCGCGTGATTTTGTGGGTCGATACTTTCAATAACTACTTCCACGCCGAAACGGCCCGGCACGCGATGGAGGTGTTAGAGCAGGCCGGTTACGACGTTCTCATACCAGCACGACCACTGTGCTGCGGCCGGCCGCTCTACGATTACGGGATGCTCGAACTGGCAAAAGCCGTGTTGCGCGAAGTCATCGATACGTTGCGACCTGAAATCGAAGCCGGCACTTCCGTCATCGGCTTAGAGCCGTCGTGCGTCAGCGTCTTTAAGGACGAACTTCTTAATCTGTATCCGAACGACAAGGACGCGCACCGATTGAGCAAGCAGGTAGTGATGTTCGGTGACTTTCTTGCCAATGACGAATCATGGCATCCTCCCCGCTTGAAAGTCGCTGCCACGGTGCACGGTCATTGTCACCACAAAGCGACCCTCGGCACCGAGGGCGATGCCACCGTTCTCAAGCGAATGGATGTCGATGCGACCTGGCTGGACGATGGCTGCTGCGGAATGGCCGGCGCATTCGGCTTTGAAAAGGGCGAGCATTACGACGTTTCGGTTGCTGCCGGAGAGCTCGGATATTTGCCCCACGTTCGCAGTACGCCGCCCGAAGATCTCGTTATTAGCGACGGCTTTTCTTGCCGTGAACAAGCCGCGCAAACGACAAATCGGCAAGCGCTCCATTTGGCCGACGTCATTTGGTTGGCTCTCCAGCCCGGCCGCATTTGCGGGGATCGACCGGAATTATTCGCAATGCCGGACGTGCGCACGGTTCGTTCGCGCGCTCGTCGAGATTTTGCTCGAGGGATCCGCGTCATCGCCTTGACCGTCTTGGCTCTTGGAGCAATGTATTGTTTGAAACGGGGCCAGTCGTGA